Proteins encoded together in one Ipomoea triloba cultivar NCNSP0323 chromosome 4, ASM357664v1 window:
- the LOC116017238 gene encoding cytochrome P450 704C1-like — MIAGLEPLQISIAVAFLSLAISAALLHFLIGKLQGEDGRKKKKYHPVGGTVFHQLSNFHRLHHYMTDLAGKYRTYRLISPFRNEIYTSDPVNVEYILKTNFDNYGKGDHNYTILKDLLGDGIFAVDGIKWKEQRKLSSHEFSTRVLRDFSSVIFRRNVVKLANILSEAADFNKTADIHDLFMKSTLDSIFRVVFGVELDSMCGSSEEGAKFSSAFDDASAMTLWRYVDIFWKLKKALNIGSEAKLKKSIQIVDDFVFKLIQSKIEQMQNARDDSSLSWKKEDILSRFLQLSETEPKYLRDIILNFVIAGKDTTAVTLAWFIYMLCKHPLVQEKIVQEIREATKTADARNFADFAANLREEALENMPYLHAALSETLRLYPAVPVDAKISFSDDTLPDGFSVKKGDMVAYQAYAMGRMRFIWGDDAEEFKPERWLDENGCFRPESPFKFTAFQAGPRICLGKEFAYRQMKIFSAVLLRFFGFKLADERKAVNYRTMINLHIDGGLQVRVFHRLSD; from the exons ATGATTGCAGGCTTGGAACCTCTTCAAATCTCCATTGCAGTAGCCTTTCTTTCTCTTGCCATTTCTGCGGCCTTGCTGCACTTTCTGATCGGAAAGTTGCAGGGCGAGGAtgggaggaagaagaagaaataccACCCGGTTGGCGGCACTGTTTTCCACCAGCTTAGCAACTTCCATAGGCTGCACCATTACATGACGGATCTCGCCGGAAAGTACAGAACTTACCGGCTAATCAGCCCTTTCCGGAATGAGATTTATACCTCCGACCCGGTTAACGTTGAGTATATTCTCAAAACCAACTTTGACAACTATGGCAAG GGGGATCACAACTATACCATTCTGAAGGACTTGTTAGGAGATGGGATTTTTGCGGTTGATGGTATTAAGTGGAAAGAGCAGAGGAAGTTGTCGAGCCACGAGTTTTCTACACGAGTGCTAAGGGATTTTAGCAGTGTGATCTTTAGAAGAAACGTTGTGAAGCTCGCAAACATTTTGTCTGAAGCTGCAGATTTCAACAAGACAGCTGATATCCAT GATCTGTTCATGAAATCGACTTTAGACTCGATATTTAGAGTTGTGTTTGGAGTTGAACTGGACAGCATGTGTGGTTCGAGTGAAGAAGGCGCGAAGTTCAGCAGCGCGTTTGATGATGCAAGTGCAATGACACTTTGGCGATATGTTGATATCTTTTGGAAGCTCAAAAAGGCCCTCAATATTGGGTCAGAAGCCAAGTTAAAGAAAAGTATCCAAATCGTTGATGACTTCGTGTTCAAGCTGATTCAAAGCAAGATCGAGCAAATGCAGAATGCCCGGGATGATTCCTCA TTGAGCTGGAAGAAAGAAGACATTTTATCAAGGTTTCTGCAGTTGAGTGAGACAGAACCAAAGTACTTGCGAGATATAATACTGAACTTTGTAATTGCTGGCAAAGACACAACAGCAGTAACTCTAGCCTggtttatatatatgctttgcAAGCACCCGCTCGTACAGGAAAAAATCGTGCAAGAGATACGAGAAGCAACGAAGACAGCAGATGCAAGAAACTTTGCTGATTTTGCTGCCAATTTGAGAGAAGAAGCCCTGGAGAATATGCCATACCTTCATGCTGCATTGAGTGAGACTCTCAGGCTTTATCCTGCAGTTCCTGTG GATGCAAAAATAAGCTTTTCAGATGACACGTTACCAGATGGTTTTAGTGTGAAGAAAGGCGATATGGTGGCTTACCAAGCATATGCAATGGGGAGAATGCGGTTTATATGGGGCGATGATGCAGAAGAATTTAAGCCCGAGAGATGGCTGGACGAGAACGGGTGCTTCAGGCCCGAGAGCCCCTTCAAATTTACAGCTTTTCAG GCTGGGCCGCGGATATGTCTGGGAAAGGAGTTTGCGTACAGGCAAATGAAGATCTTCTCTGCAGTTCTGCTACGGTTCTTTGGTTTCAAGCTGGCTGATGAAAGGAAAGCTGTTAATTACAGGACTATGATCAATCTTCACATTGACGGGGGACTACAAGTTCGTGTTTTTCACAGATTGAGCGACTAA